The DNA sequence ACACCCTTCTTCTTCGGGAATTGGTACGTATTGGTTAGATATAAGCCTTGAATCTGATCATGGCGGTTACGTGTATACAGCAACAGCCATCAACCCAAATAGTACAACACCAGGACGTCTTCAAATAGCCAGGGATAACGATTACTTTAGAATTGGAATCCCTAGTACAGGAACATTGGTTGTTCATACAACTGGACCAACAGATACAGTTGGATACCTTTTAAATGCAAACTGGGATCAAATTGCATTAGATGATAATGGTGGTTCAGGCCGTAACTTTAGAATTTCAAAAAGGGTGACAGCTGGAACGTATTATGTAAAAGTGAAACTCCATTCTTCTGCGGCAACTGGTCCTTATTCACTGATATCTCGTTTTACACCTACCCAAGCAGGTCAAACACAAGGTATAGACAATTCTACATCACGGGGTTCTATATCACGAGGCTCCAGTAATATGGGACTGGTAGGCAGCAACAGGGCACAACATATAGGAAGATAATTGATTGTTTAGCATACTAGAATAAGGCACAGAAGACTAAGAGACAGTCAAACAATATCTTCTTATCTTCGAAAACCTCAAAGATACTTTCTTTCACCTTTAACATGTCGCACCTGTATTTTACTATTTTGTTTATTGTTACAATAGTCTGTTTTATCCCCAAGATATATGGTATTTGCTCATCAATAAAGTAACAATCAATTAAGGAGATTTTATAAAAGGTTATAGGATTATTACTATTTTTATATGACCTAGCATACACTTTATGAAGTATCTTATGTAATACTGCACCCAACGACCATGGCAACAGTGAAACTTACAACATACCCATCAACCCAAAACAGTACCTTTGAGGCACGTGTTAGAAAGGCTACGAGATGCAGACTATTTAAAATTGTTATCCCTCATTGGAGGAACACTATTAGTTAAGACAACGGGCTGTAACAGATACCAAAGTTACCTTTACACTGCAGGTGGTGGTCAGTGCATCTGATGATAACAGTGGCTTGGACACTAACTTTAAAATGACAAAGAACAAGGGCTGGAACATACCCGTCAGGTGAAACACCGTGTACTTCATCAGTTGGCAACTATATGTAACATTGTCACAGTTTTACACCTTAACATGCTGCCCAGCAGTAGAACACAGCAACACCCATCAACCCAAACTATATTATATAATGTGACTAGTGCCTGGGCTGTATTGAAGAAGGGCTGAGATGCAGACTACTTTAAGGTGTTGATCCCTCGTGGAGGTACTGATGGATCAGACAACGGGCTAACAGATACCAAAGGATACCTTTACTACAGTGGTGGTCAAGTGCATCGACAGTGGCTTGGATACTAACTTTAAAATGACAAAGGAGTAGGGCTGGAACATACTACGTCAGAGTGATACCGTGTACTTCATCAGTTGGCAACTATATGCTTGTGTCACAGTTTACCAGCGCAGGCCACAAGCGCCTTAACAAGTGAAACACAGCAACATCAACCCAAACAGTATAACACGGGCGTATTGAAAGACTGAGTCTGAGACCACTTTAAAATTGTTGTCCCTCGTGGAGGGCCACTAAGTGTGAATTCAGAACAACAGACAGCAAGATGCCAAAGGATACCTTTACACTGCAGATGGTGGTCAATTATCTAGTGATAATGTGGTAAACTATGGACACTAACTTTAAAAAATGACAAGGGTAAGGCTGGTTTATGCCAATCAGGTGAAACACCATAATACTTCATCCAGTTGTAGCGACTATGTGCTTGTATCACAGTTTACTACCCTGACGACCTACCATGGCAGCAGTGCGGCACTGGCAGCTTGCCATCAGCCCAAACCTTGTGTGGTATAACACGGGCGTATTGAAGGCTGGAAGATGCAGACTGCTTTAAGGTGGTGACATTTGCCTGTGAAATCCCTCGTGGAGGGGAGCTTTGGTGCAGTTGGTTAAGGCTTGGAGGGAGGCTTAAAGGCATGAATTGTCTGAAGAAAGGATACACTACACCTGCCTGCAGGTATTTGGTGATCTTACTTGCCCGGAAATTGCATCTGATGATAAACAGCGCGGTGGCTTGGGTTGTTGAGTGATGGGGTTGTTTGCGCTGCTGTGTTTCTACTACTGTACCATGTCGTGAGTGGCTGTGATACAACACTATGAATATTGCCTCAACTGCTATTGATCTCTATTCAGCCCAAGAAAGTATCCTCATATCATTTGATCTTTCCTCTAACCTCATCTCTGTCTCAACATGGCTTGAATAACTAAGCAGTAATAGCAGGCAATATAATACCAGTATTTTCATATATATATCTATTGTGTGACCTTCTGAAGGATCTGGTGTTTGCATTTTCCTTTCTCCTGACGTTTATGTTCCAACAACCCTTCACTGCCCACACTAATCTAATTTTAAAGGAACGAACATCGACGCCTGTGTATGACTACTCACGATACTGGTATTGTTGTTCACCACCTACGTGAAATACTATCGCACTATTAATTATTGACATCTGTTAAGCCCCGTTGTGCTAACCTGATGTTCCCTCCACGGCCAGCATGAGAGACTCCGCCCCTCATTTAAGCGGAGTGCCATCTCGGCCCACTCAGCTACGCCCGTAACAATGTTATACTGTTGGAATTTGATAGTGACACTGTGTTTCCTACTAGTATCAGTGTCGTGTCCCAGGAGAGTAGCATAGATACTTCACGCCTTCAGAGTGTACTTGTATTGCTATAAAAATGTAACTAATCCTATAACCTGCCTTTTATAAAGAAATCCCTTGTGGTGATTGTTGCATTATTTATTTTGCATTTTTTTTTTTTTTTTTTTTATTATTGTTGATGAGCAGGGAAAATTTGTACATTGCTGTTACTTGCTGCCGGCATGCTATGTAATAATAATGTCTTTACAGATGTCTGAACATGAACTATTGTAACACAAATAAAGAGAGAGAAGGAAGGAAGAAATGTGGTAGAAACACTATGCGATGATGTGCAATCTCTGCACTAAAAGTGTGAAAGTACTGAGGTTTCTGAAGGAGGGGGCTTGTTGCCTCTTCTTCTGGTAAAGATGCCTTTTCTCCCTTCTACTTTAGTTCCCACTCTCCCACCATGTTCTCACGACCACAAACAATCAATTATCTTCCTATATGTTGTGCCCTGTTGCTGCCTACCAGTCCCATATTACTGGAGCCTCGTGATATAGAACCCCGTGATGTAGAATTGTCTATACCTTGTGTTTGACCTGCTTGGGTAGGTGTAAAACGAGATATCAGTGAATAAGGACCAGTTGCCGCAGAAGAATGGAGTTTCACTTTTACATAATACGTTCCAGCTGTCACCCTTTTTGAAATTCTAAAGTTACGGCCTGAACCACCATTATCATCTAATGCAATTTGATCCCAGTTTGCATTTAAAAGGTATCCAACTGTATCTGTTGGTCCAGTTGTATGAACAACCAATGTTCCTGTACTAGGGATTCCAATTCTAAAGTAATCGTTATCCCTGGCTATTTGAAGACGTCCTGGTGTTGTACTATTTGGGTTGATGGCTGTTGCTGTATACACGTAACCGCCATGATCAGATTCAAGGCTTATATCTAACCAATACGTACCAATTCCCGAAGAAGAAGGGTGTTTTACTCTCACATAATATGTTCCAGCCGCTACACTTCTTATGATTAAAAAATTATGACCTGAACCACCATTGTTATCTGCTGCAATTTGACTACCATCTGCATTGTAAAGGTATCCAACTGTATCTGTTTGTCCAAGTGTCTGGATCATCAATATGCCTGTACGAGGCATTACAACTTTAAACCAATCCTCATCTCCAGCGACTTCAATGCTTCCTGATATTCTACCGTTCAGCCTTGTGGTTGTTGCTGCATTCATACTATTGCCATGATCATCAGAACGTTGTAGTGTAAAGTTTACAACAAGTGTATAACGACCTGTTCCCCCAGAAGAATTGTGTTGTACTTTTACATAATATGTTCCAGCTGTTACACGCTCTTCAATGTTAAAGTTAGAATATGAACCAGCATCATCATCCAATGCAATACGGCCACCACTTGCATTTAAAAAATATCCCAATGTATCTGTTGACCCAGTTGTATAAATAGTCAATTTTCCTGCACTAGGGATTACGATTTTATAGTAATTGCTATCTCCAGGTAATTTAATATTTCCTGATGTTGTACTGTTTCGACTTATAGAAATATTACTGTAATCTCTACTATCGTGCGTTATCAGAACTTAGTAGTATAAAGAGTTTACAACAAGCGAATAGCGACCAAGTCCCGAAAAACTTGTGATGTCTCCTTTGTTGTAATATGTTTCTTCAATTTTTGTTTGTGAAAATTTAAATTACATTAATCACGCTATCCTATAACAAGTGGGACGAACCCTCTGCACGTAAAGGTATCGTATGGCTACAATCTTGCTGAACGAGGTTGTTTAAACCGTCTTCGTCTCCAGCTAGTTCAATACTTTCTGGTGTTTGTACTATGGTTTTACAACTGTTTTCTCTATCATTACCACGCAGTCATCAGAACCACCTGTTAGGCGATGGTATATAAAATTTTGGTTTGAGCCTTACCATGACAACGCCATAAATAAAGATCTAATTTTGTACTCACCAGAATATCCTAGCATTTATAGAAACCTTACTAAACTAACCATTTTTGTTTTCTAAGATAAGAATATTTTGTTCCTTATTTTCTTGACTGCTGAGCATATATTATTTTGATATTATTATATGATTGGGCGGTTAAACGCCTTATTGCTTGCAGGGTGCTGGTGCTTACGAGTATAGGTTGTGACTGATTATCATTTGAAGTACTACATTCGTCTTTTGCTACAGTCTCCAACCTTTGTGTTGTCCTCCATAAATACATGTGTGAATACTGTGATTTTCAACGATAATAGGTCTTTGCGATACAGAACTATCTGTGACCCCAGGCTGTTTTGTGAGGCTGTATATAAAGTGATGGTTGATTTAACCCTGTGATCCATCGAAATAGAGTCTGTTCTGTTCCATGAACAATCTTCTTATTAAGAAAAAGACAAAATATGGACTCAAACTTGTGTGGCTTATCCTTTATGATGAAAAGTTTTGCTCTTGGTTATCGTCTTGGCACGAGTATACTATTTTGACCCATTGTCGTAATGAACCGTTAAGCATTGATTGCTTGAAGAATTTGAGCGAGGGTTTTTGAGACGGTGATACTATGCCAAGTTCTGCTGTGTGTTGAATCATTACAGGTTTGTCTTTTAACATAGTTAAACCAATCTTCATCTCCAGCTGTTTCAATACTTCCTGATGTTGTGCTGTTTGGATTGATGGGTGTTGCTGTACTTCTAGTGTTGGCATGATCATCAGGCAAAAAATGAGACACAAGCATATAAGAACCAGTTCTCGTAGCACTACTGTGTTTCACTTTCACATAATAGGTTCCAGCCGCTGTGATGAGCTTTGAGATTTTAAAGTTCTGACCTAAACCACCAGCATTATCATTGAATGCAATCTGGCGACCATTTGCATCTAAAAGAGTTCCGTATGTATCTGTTACACCTGTTGTCTCTACAACCAATGTTCCTCTACTGGGGATGTGGATTTTAAAGAAATCTTTATCATTAGCTACTTCGATGTTCCCCTGTGTTGTGCTGTTTGGATTGATGGGTGTTGCTGTACTTATAGTATCGGGACGATTATTCGGTGTAAAATGAGACACAAACGCATAAGAACCAATTCCTGTAGAACTATGGTGTTTCACTCTTACATAATATACTCCAGCCATGAACATCTAAACATTTATGAGAAGCAATATGTAAAAACCGTTTTGTTTTATCAAGATAAGAGAATATTTGTTCTGCACTATTTGGTTGACACCGAGTATATGTTATTTTTGATCCATTACTATATGATTGGGCAGTTAAACACTTATTGGTTGAAGGGTCTCTTAGTGACCTGTTTGAAGTATAGATCAATAACTGATTTGCACTTGAAGCATTACACGTTCGTTTTTTAGCATAGTCCCCAACGTTGGTGATGCATCCCCCACCAAATGCACGTGTAGATACTGGAGAAGCATATGTTTGTGTTACTATAAAAAACAGCAACAATCCTATAACCTTTTTCATCAAAATCCCCCTTACTTAATTAATTTTATGATTAGTACTGTTATTACAATACACCCTTAGATAAACATACCATTGTACCACAAGCAAAACGGCAATAATCTTAGGGATGCATATGACTGTCTCTTAGCTTCTGTGCCTTATTCTAGTATGCTAAACAATCAATTATCTTCCTATATGTTGTGCCCTGTTGCTGCCTACCAGTCCCATATTACTGGAGCCTCGTGATATAGAACCCCGTGATGTAGAATTGTCTATACCTTGTGTTTGACCTGCTTGGGTAGGTGTAAAACGAGATATCAGTGAATAAGGACCAGTTGCCGCAGAAGAATGGAGTTTCACTTTTACATAATACGTTCCAGCTGTCACCCTTTTTGAAATTCTAAAGTTACGGCCTGAACCACCATTATCATCTAATGCAATTTGATCCCAGTTTGCATTTAAAAGGTATCCAACTGTATCTGTTGGTCCAGTTGTATGAACAACCAATGTTCCTGTACTAGGGATTCCAATTCTAAAGTAATCGTTATCCCTGGCTATTTGAAGACGTCCTGGTGTTGTACTATTTGGGTTGATGGCTGTTGCTGTATACACGTAACCGCCATGATCAGATTCAAGGCTTATATCTAACCAATACGTACCAATTCCCGAAGAAGAAGGGTGTTTTACTCTCACATAATATGTTCCAGCCGCTACACTTCTTATGATTAAAAAATTATGACCTGAACCACCATTGTTATCTGCTGCAATTTGACTACCATCTGCATTGTAAAGGTATCCAACTGTATCTGTTTGTCCAAGTGTCTGGATCATCAATATGCCTGTACGAGGCATTAC is a window from the Sulfurovum sp. genome containing:
- a CDS encoding PPC domain-containing protein; amino-acid sequence: MKHHSSTGIGSYAFVSHFTPNNRPDTISTATPINPNSTTQGNIEVANDKDFFKIHIPSRGTLVVETTGVTDTYGTLLDANGRQIAFNDNAGGLGQNFKISKLITAAGTYYVKVKHSSATRTGSYMLVSHFLPDDHANTRSTATPINPNSTTSGSIETAGDEDWFNYVKRQTCNDSTHSRTWHSITVSKTLAQILQAINA
- a CDS encoding RICIN domain-containing protein, whose protein sequence is MKKVIGLLLFFIVTQTYASPVSTRAFGGGCITNVGDYAKKRTCNASSANQLLIYTSNRSLRDPSTNKCLTAQSYSNGSKITYTRCQPNSAEQIFSYLDKTKRFLHIASHKCLDVHGWSILCKSETP
- a CDS encoding PPC domain-containing protein, which translates into the protein MSHFIPSDYGYDAYTATPISRNSTTSGNIKLPGDSNYYKIVIPSAGKLTIYTTGSTDTLGYFLNASGGRIALDDDAGSYSNFNIEERVTAGTYYVKVQHNSSGGTGRYTLVVNFTLQRSDDHGNSMNAATTTRLNGRISGSIEVAGDEDWFKVVMPRTGILMIQTLGQTDTVGYLYNADGSQIAADNNGGSGHNFLIIRSVAAGTYYVRVKHPSSSGIGTYWLDISLESDHGGYVYTATAINPNSTTPGRLQIARDNDYFRIGIPSTGTLVVHTTGPTDTVGYLLNANWDQIALDDNGGSGRNFRISKRVTAGTYYVKVKLHSSAATGPYSLISRFTPTQAGQTQGIDNSTSRGSISRGSSNMGLVGSNRAQHIGR
- a CDS encoding PPC domain-containing protein, yielding MKLPGDSNYYKIVIPSAGKLTIYTTGSTDTLGYFLNASGGRIALDDDAGSYSNFNIEERVTAGTYYVKVQHNSSGGTGRYTLVVNFTLQRSDDHGNSMNAATTTRLNGRISGSIEVAGDEDWFKVVMPRTGILMIQTLGQTDTVGYLYNADGSQIAADNNGGSGHNFLIIRSVAAGTYYVRVKHPSSSGIGTYWLDISLESDHGGYVYTATAINPNSTTPGRLQIARDNDYFRIGIPSTGTLVVHTTGPTDTVGYLLNANWDQIALDDNGGSGRNFRISKRVTAGTYYVKVKLHSSAATGPYSLISRFTPTQAGQTQGIDNSTSRGSISRGSSNMGLVGSNRAQHIGR